TTTATTAACGGGTATTTCTTGGCTAAGTATTGTTGAATGGCTAGGCGAAGGCGCGCTCAAACTTTTTACGTCTGCAGTCAATCGAGCACGCGGACAAGATCAAGAACTGCTAGAACCTGAGTTGAAGGAGTCGGAAGACCGAGATCGACTTGAAACGCGTCATCAAGAGCCTACTTACCGGGATATATCTTTTACTGAAGACGCAGATCAAACCGCTTTTGATCCTGCAATGAGTTTCCCTGCGACAGCTGAGCCTTCAGAGACTGCTACAAGCACGTTAGACGATACTGCATTGCCGAGGCGCCATTACAATATCCACATGCCTGTAGAGGCTCCTAATAAGACGGTTGCCTCCTCAAATGAACAAAAAACATCAGCTCACAATGAGAGAGTCCCTGTAGAGCAGCCCCTTGTTCCCCCCGTCTATCAAGATACAAATGAGTTATTGGAAGAGGGTGTAGAGCGTTCAAAACAGTTGAATGCGACTATAGAACAGTTAGAAAGTGCCGCTATGTATGAAGATGATCTTGCTGAACATGATCAGGTGGATGCACTCGAATCTCAAATCTCATACCAAGAATATGCGCAGAGTGATCAGTCACAAGTTAGTGCTGCTAGTGATATTGACGTCGATAATGCGACATCAGTGGATGAGAAAAGAGAAATGTCACAAGCGTTTTCAGCGCAAGAGCCACCTATTGATATGACTGAAAATCCGTTCTTTGAACAGAATTCAAAGTTTGATGTTGAACGAGCAGAAGACGAAAACACAGAACAATCTGAGTCTTTGTCTAATGGACAAGAGCAGTCTGAACTTACGAGTTCAATAGAGCAAAGGCAAGATCCTATCGTTGATCTTCCTTGGGAAGAAGTGACAGAAGAAGAGCCTTTACATGAAGACCAAGATGTTGCTGCGTTTCAAAGCAAAGTGTCTAAAGCACAGGCTAATATGGCAGCGGCCCAAAATCCGTTTTTAGTTCAGCAAGATGTGAACTTGCCAAAGCCAGCAGAGCCGTTGCCAACACTTGAATTGTTGTTCCACCCTGAAAAACGTGAAACCTTTATCGACCGCGACGCTCTAGAAGCGATTGCTCGTCTGGTTGAATCGAAACTAGCGGACTACAAGATCAAAGCTGATGTAGTTGATATTTTCCCTGGTCCAGTGATTACTCGATTTGAGCTAGACTTGGCTCCCGGTGTGAAAGTAAGCCGTATCTCAGGACTTTCAATGGACTTAGCACGTTCGCTGTCTGCATTGGCAGTACGTGTCGTGGAGGTTATTCCGGGTAAGCCTTATGTAGGCTTGGAATTACCGAACATGAGTCGTCAAACGGTATTCTTCTCAGATGTGGTGAGCAGTACTCAGTTCCAAGAAGCGAAATCACCAACGACCGTAGTCCTCGGGCAAGATATCGCAGGTGAAGCGGTTATTGCTGACCTATCGAAAATGCCACACGTTCTTGTTGCGGGTACTACTGGTTCTGGTAAGTCTGTAGGTGTGAACGTGATGATCTTGAGTATGCTTTACAAGGCATCACCTGAAGACGTTCGTTTCATCATGATTGACCCAAAAATGTTGGAATTGTCTATATATGAAGGTATTCCACATCTATTGTCTGAAGTTGTGACTGACATGAAAGATGCGTCTAACGCCCTTCGTTGGTGTGTCGGCGAAATGGAACGTCGTTACAAGCTGATGTCGGCGCTTGGTGTTCGTAACATTAAAGGCTACAACGATAAGCTTAAGATGGCTGCTGATGCGGGTCACCCAATTCATGATCCATTATGGAAGCCGGGGGACAGCATGGACCCTGAAGCACCATTGCTTGAAAAGCTGCCCTACATTGTGGTGATCGTTGATGAATTTGCTGATCTAATCATGGTCGTGGGCAAGAAAGTAGAAGAGCTGATTGCTCGTTTGGCACAAAAAGCGCGAGCAGCCGGTGTCCATTTGATTCTTGCAACTCAACGTCCATCTGTAGACGTAATTACAGGTCTTATCAAAGCCAATATACCAACACGTGTTGCTTTTACCGTATCGACTAAAACGGATTCTAGAACCATTCTTGACCAAGGTGGTGCGGAGTCGCTACTTGGTATGGGTGATATGCTTTACTTACCACCAGGTTCTAGTCATACCATTCGTGTACATGGTGCCTTTGCATCAGATGATGATGTGCATGCGGTTGTGAATAACTGGAAAGCACGTGGCAAGCCGAATTATATTGAAGAGATTACTAACGGCGACCAAACCCCAGAAGCACTATTACCGGGTGAAAAAATGGAAGGCGATGAAGAAGTTGACCCTTTGTTTGATCAAGTTGTCGAGCACGTGGTTCATTCACGTCGAGGTTCCGTTTCGGGTGTTCAGCGTCGATTCAAGATCGGCTATAACCGCGCCGCACGTATTGTCGAGCAACTTGAAGCGCAAGGTATTGTAAGTGCTCCAGGCCATAATGGTAATCGAGAGGTCTTAGCGCCAGCACCACCAAAAAATTAGTTCCACTAGGAACTCATACCCATTAAGTCGGTCAAATCGAAAATATGACAGACTTATGTTTTAACAGGATTATTGATGAAAAAAGTATTCGCACTTTTATTTATGAGCTTCTCAGTGTTTGCTTCTCCGAAAGAAGAGTTGAGTAGCCGCTTGGCATTGAACGCTGGCTTTAGTGCTGACTTTAAACAAGTCGTCACTAGCCCTGATGGTGATGTTGTTATGGAAGGTGAGGGCACGGTAGAGATTGCACGCCCAAGCTTGTTCCGCTGGGAGACCACGTTCCCTGATGAAAACTTGTTGGTATCTGATGGTCAAAGCTTGTGGTATTACAGCCCGTTCATTGAGCAAGTGAGCATTTACTGGCAAGAGCAAGCGACATCACAAACACCTTTCGTCCTGCTTACTCGTAACCAAGAAAGCGATTGGGATAACTACAACGTCGCGCAAACTGGTAATCAATTTACGTTAACGCCAACGGCTGTGGATTCTAATCAGGGTGATTTCCAGATTAATATCACCCAAAAGGGCATTGTTCAGGGCTTTAATGTGATTGAACAAGATGGTCAGAAAGGGGAGTTTACCTTTAGTAATGTTGACTTAGGTAAGCCAGCAGCAGACCGCTTTACTTTTGTGGCGCCACAAGGTGTCGAGGTCGACGACCAAAGAAATTGATCCAAACTGACAGATCGTTTGGTAGTAAGTCGATAGGCATTGATGCCATCAACGAATCAAGAGATTGCAATTGAGTAATTACAGCTTAGATTTTGCAGGGGACGAAGATTTTCGTCCCCTTGCTGCTCGTATGAGACCTGAAACTGTTGAACAGTATATCGGTCAGCAGCATATATTGGGTCCAGGTAAACCGCTTCGCAGAGCGTTGGAAGCGGGCCATATTCACTCGATGATTTTATGGGGTCCTCCTGGCACCGGTAAAACCACGTTAGCGGAAGTGGCTGCGAACTATGCGAGCGCAGAGGTTGAACGCGTATCAGCGGTAACCTCGGGCGTAAAAGATATTCGAATTGCGATTGAAAAAGCGCGTGAAAACAAGCAAGCCGGGCGTAGAACAATTCTGTTTGTGGACGAAGTCCATCGCTTTAACAAAAGTCAGCAAGATGCGTTCTTACCTCATATCGAAGATGGCACGGTTACGTTTATCGGCGCGACTACAGAAAACCCTTCTTTTGAATTGAATAACGCTTTGTTGTCGCGTGCGCGAGTCTACAAACTGACTTCTCTCAATACTGAGGATATCTCCCTCGTTATTCGCCAAGCTATCGAAGATAAACAGCGTGGGTTGGGTGATGTGTCTGCCAATTTTGCCGATAACGTCTTAGATCGCCTTGCTGAACTGGTCAACGGTGACGCACGTATGTCGCTCAACTATCTTGAGCTGCTGTATGACATGGCAGAAGACAACGACAAAGGCGAGAAAGCGATAACGTTGCAGTTGTTAGCTGAGGTAGCTGGTGAGAAAGTCGCTCGTTTCGATAACAAGGGCGATATTTGGTACGACCTAATCTCTGCCGTTCATAAGTCAATTCGTGGCTCTAATCCCGATGCCGCGCTGTATTGGTCGGCGCGAATGATTGCCGCGGGCTGTGACCCTCTGTATATCGTAAGACGTTTACTGGCGATTGCTTCTGAAGATATCGGTAATGCTGATCCAAGGGCCATGCAGGTAGCGATGTCAGCTTGGGACTGCTTTACTCGCATTGGCCCTGCGGAAGGGGAACGTGCGATTGCTCAAGCGGTTGTCTATTTAGCGTGTGCACCAAAGAGTAACGCCGTTTACACCGCTTGGAAACAAGCGTTAACCGATGCGCACAACCTTCCTGAATATGAAGTGCCTCATCATTTACGAAATGCACCGACAACTTTGATGAAGGACATGGGCTATGGGCAAGAATATCGTTATGCTCATGACGAACCGGGAGCCTACGCCGCTGGCGAAAAGTATTTGCCTCCTGAAATGGGAGAGAAGCAATACTATTTCCCAACAAAACGAGGCTTAGAGACCAAGATTGGCGAGAAGCTAGATTATCTGGCGGATTTGGACGCAAAAAGCCCACAAAAACGCTATGAAAAGTAGTCTTTTTTGGATATCGTTACCTAGTCATAAAAATTCAATTAAATCGTTATAAATTGGTCGAAATAGCACCAATTTTAGGGGTTTAGCAGTGATTCAGTAGCAAACTACTGAATATTCAAATAACTAAAGCATAGGATTAGCAATGCTGGATTCTAAATTACTTCGAGCTGAGCTGGATGAAACAGCGGCAAAATTAGCACGTCGAGGTTTCGCCCTTGATGTAGAGACAATTCGTGAACTTGAAGAAAAACGTAAGTCCCTTCAGATGAAAACTGAAGAGCTACAAGCGTTACGTAACTCTCGATCGAAGTCCATTGGTCAAGCGAAAGCAAAAGGCGACCATGAAGAAGCTGAGCGTATCCTTGCAGAAGTAGGCAACTTAGGCGCAGAACTAGACCAAGCTAAAGTCGCATTGGCTGACCTTCAATCTGAGCTAGAAACGATCACCATGTCTATTCCTAACCTTCCTGACGTAGAAGTGCCAGATGGTAAAGACGAAGACGACAACGTAGAAGTTTCTCGTTGGGGTCAACCTAAGACTTACGACTTCGAAGTGAAAGATCATGTGGATCTTGGCGAAATGTCTGGCGGTCTTGATTTTGCTAGCGCAGTTAAAATCTCGGGTTCTCGTTTCATCGTGATGAAAGGCAAATTTGCACGTCTGCACCGTGCTATTGCTCAGTTCATGCTGGATCTTCACACTGATGAGCACGGCTACACAGAAATGTACGTACCGTACCTAGTGAACCACGATAGCCTATACGGTACTGGTCAACTTCCTAAGTTCGGCGAAGACTTATTCCACACAAGTCCGCTGACTGAACAAGTGAGTGATGTTCCTCTTAAGACTCTATCGCTTATCCCTACTGCGGAAGTACCGGTAACGAACATGGTTCGTGACACGATTACTGACGAAGCTGAACTGCCACTTAAGATGACAGCTCACACACCATGTTTCCGTTCTGAAGCGGGTTCTTACGGTCGTGACACTCGTGGCCTTATCCGTATGCACCAATTCGACAAAGTTGAATTAGTACAAATCACCAAGCCAGAAGACTCAATGGCAGCGCTTGAAGAGCTAACAGGTCACGCTGAGAAAGTACTTCAACTTCTAGAACTTCCTTACCGTAAAGTGATTCTATGTACGGGCGACATGGGCTTCGGTTCTGCGAAAACTTACGACTTAGAAGTATGGGTTCCAGCACAAGAGACTTACCGTGAGATTTCTTCTTGTTCAAACATGTGGGATTTCCAAGCGCGTCGTATGCAAGCTCGTTTCCGTCGTAAAGGTGAGAAGAAACCTGAACTTGTGCACACACTAAACGGTTCTGGTCTTGCTGTAGGTCGTACTATGGTTGCTATTCTTGAGAACAACCAAGAAGCTGACGGCCGTATTGCTATCCCAGCAGTACTTCAGCCATACATGGGCGGCGTAACGCACATTGGTTAGTTAGCTCCTAGAGCCCTATTAATTCTGTAACCCAGCCATTCGGCTGGGTTTTTTATTTGCGATAAGATAAAGGTAGACGTATAAGACGCGACCTGCATGAGTTAAGTAAAGCAGTGGCTATTTTTTAATGCGCTATCAATGGCGCAAACAAGTTGTTCGATGTGCTCAGGCTTGCTAATGAAAGGAGGCATCATATAAATCAACTTACCAAATGGGCGGATCCAAACGCCTTGCTCTACAAAGTGCGCTTGAATGGTTTCCATATCGACAGGCGTGTGGGTTTCAACGACGCCAATAGCGCCCAACCAGCGAACGTTTTTGACGAGATCATGCCCTCGTAACGGTGGTAGCAACTCAGAGAAAAGCTGTTCAATCTGTTGAGTCTGATTTTTCCAATGGCCTTGCTCGATGATGGATAAACTTGCCGCACCGACTGCGCAAGCCAATGGGTTGCCCATAAAGGTTGGTCCGTGCATAAAGCAGCCCGCTTCACCGCCACATACTGTGTCAGCAACTTCTTTACTCGCAAGCGTTGCTGACAATGTCATATAACCACCAGTTAAAGCCTTGCCTACGCATAAGATGTCCGGTTGAACATCGGCATGCTCACAAGCGAACAGTTTCCCTGTGCGGCCAAATCCGGTCGCAATCTCATCCAAGATCAGCAATACATTGAATTCATCACACAGTAAGCGAACCTGTTTTAGGAACTCAGGGTGGTAGATGCGCATGCCGCCAGCCCCTTGAACGATAGGCTCTAAGATCACGGCTGCGACTTCTTGATGGTGTGTTGCCAGCTTTTCTCGAAAGCTGTTGATGTCGTTCGCGTCCCATTGATCCCAAAAGCCTGTTTTTGGCGAGTCAGCGAAAATGTGCTCCGGTAAAAAGCCTTTGTAGAGGCTGTGCATCGAGTTGTCAGGGTCGGTCACTGACATCGCCGCAAAGGTATCCCCGTGGTAACCATCTCTTAGTGTTAGGAACTTTGAGCGAGGTTGTCCTTTAGCGTGCCAATATTGCAGTGCCATCTTGAGGCTCACTTCTACGGCTACTGAACCTGAATCGGCCAAAAATACATGCTCAAGATTACTTGGCGCGAGATTCAAAAGCTTCTTACATAGATCGATAGCGGGTTGGTGGGTGATGCCACCAAACATAACGTGTGAAACCTTATCGATTTGGCTGTGAGCTGCAGCATTTAGCTCAGGGTGATTGTAGCCGTGGATGGTTGACCACCAAGATGACATACCATCAATAATTCGTTTTCCGCCTTCTAATTCTAGGTAAACACCGTCTGCGTTGGTGACTGGATAGCAGGTCAGAGGTGTTAACGTTGATGTGTAGGGATGCCAGATATGCTGGCGATCAAAGGCGAGATCCATAGTAACTTCCATTCCTGGTGTGATTAAAAAATAATCAGATGTAAACTTTTGATATTATCAATGTATTGACAGTCTAAAGCTTGTCGGTAGACTAGCCAAGCATAAATGCAATCTCTATTGATAGAGATGAAACATCAAATAATAAAAAAGGATCGACACGTGGAAGTTCGTCATGACTGGACAGTCGCTGAAGTAACAGCGCTGCTTGAAAAACCGTTTATGGATTTAATGTTTGAAGCTCAAGTGGTTCATAGACAGTACCAAGAGCACAACCACGTGCAGGTGAGTACGCTTCTATCGATTAAGACCGGTGCTTGTCCTGAAGACTGTAAGTACTGCCCTCAAAGTGCTCACTACCGAACGGATGTCGACAAAGAACGCCTAATGGAAGTAGAGCGTGTTTTGGATGCGGCGCAAAAAGCCAAGAACGCAGGCTCGACTCGTTTCTGTATGGGCGCGGCATGGAAAAACCCGAAAGAACGCGATATGCCTCACCTGACTGATATGATCAAAGGTGTGAAAGGTATGGGTCTAGAAACTTGTATGACACTAGGCATGTTAACCCCCGATCAAGCTGGCGAGTTAGCGGATGCAGGTTTGGATTACTACAACCACAACCTTGATACGTCTCCTGAGTTCTACGGCAGCATCATCACCACTCGTACTTACCAAGATCGTTTAGATACGCTATCTCACGTGCGTGATGCCGGTATGAAGATCTGTTCTGGTGGCATTATTGGTATGGGCGAAAGTACCAATGACCGTGCAGGCCTGCTGGTAGAGCTAGCGAACCTTCCGGTACACCCTGAGAGTGTGCCAATCAACATGCTCGTGAAAGTGAAAGGCACACCGATGGAAAACGTCGATGATGTTGAACCTTTTGACTTCATTAAGTTGATTGCGATTGCTCGTATCATGATGCCAATGTCTGCGGTTCGTCTATCTGCAGGTCGCGAGAATATGAATGAACAGATGCAAGCGATGTGCTTCATGGCTGGCGCGAACTCTATCTTCTACGGTTGTAAGTTACTGACTACGCCAAACCCAGATGAAGACACGGATATGCAGCTGTTTAAGAAGTTAGGTATCAACAGCCAACAAGTGGCTCAGAAGCCTGATGAAATTCAAGAAAACGAACTGTTAGATCAAGTGGTGGAGCGCGTTGCTGCTCGTCCAACGAAAGATGACATGTTCTACGATGCCACTGTTTAAATCTCGTATCAAAGATGCCCTTGTTCAACGCCGCGAACAGGGGCTAACTCGTCAACTCAAGGTACTCGAAAGCAGTAATGGTCCTTTGCTTACTAGCGAAGGTTCTAGCTTCATTAATTTTTCGAGTAATGATTACCTAGGCTTGGCGAGCGATCCTGAATTGGTGGAGGCTTGGCAAGCGGGACTTTCTCAGTATGGTGCTGGCAGTGCGGCATCGCCAATGGTCACGGGTTTTAGTCCTGCTCATCGAAATTTAGAAGCTCAACTTTGTGAATGGTTGGGTTTTGAACGTGCCATTCTCTTTAGTTCTGGTTTCAGTGCGAACCAAGCCTTGTTGTTTTCTCTGCTCGAAAAAGGCGACTCTCTGTTGCAAGACAAATTTAACCACGCCTCTTTGATGGAAGCGGGGATGCTTTGTCCTGCAACAATGAAACGCTTTAAGCACAACGATACACAACATCTAGAGTCGTTATTAGGTCGGTCTCCACAATCGTTAGTCGTCACTGAAGGCGTATTCAGCATGGATGGTGACCAAGCGCCTCTCGAATATATCTCTAGCCTGACTAATCAATACGACAGTTGGTTGGCGATTGATGATGCCCACGGTATTGGCGTATTAGGTGATAAAGGGGCAGGGAGCTGCAACGCCGCACAAATCTCACCTGATATCTTGGTGGTGACCTTTGGTAAAGCATTTGGCCTTTCTGGTGCTGCGATTCTTTGTTCGTCAGAAGTGGGGGATTACTTAACTCAGTTTGCGCGTCATCATGTGTATTCGACGGCGATGCCACCTTCACAAGCGGTGGCTTTGTCTCATGCGTGTCAGATGATTCAGACGCAAGAGTGGCGCCGAGAAAAGCTGACTGAGTTAGGGGCTCTCTATACAGAGCAGGTAAATGGTTTGAAAGGCTTTGTGGATACTCAGACTCCGATTAAGCCGTTTTTAATCGGCGAAGCCCAAGCTGCGTTGTCGATAGCTGAAGAGTTAAAGCAAAACCAAGTTTGGGTGACCGCAATAAGGCCGCCAACCATTCCTGCTGGAACCGCTCGATTACGAATCACGTTAACGGCTAACCATAGCCAAAAACAGATACTTCAATTAACCAGGTCGTTGCATCAAGCCATTGAACGAAACATCGGCTCAGGCATTAAATCGCATATCTATCCAAGCTTTGAATCAAATAAAGAGGCTCAGTAAATGTCACAAGAAGCAGTAGTGCATAATTACGTCGGCCAAGATAAGAGTGCGATTGCCGAAGCCTTTGGTAAAGCAGCAACAACCTATGATAAACACGCTGAATTTCAGCGCGATGTTGGCCACCGATTACTGGATAAACTACCCAGCGATCTGTCAGGTTTCAAGGTGCTGGATCTAGGTTGTGGTACTGGCTATTTCTCAGGGCAACTTGTAAAACGAGGCGCCGAAGTGGTTTGCGCTGATCTTTCTGTTGGAATGTTAGCAACAGCAGAGAAGCGGTGTGGTGCATCTGTCTCTTTATACCAACAAGCCGATGCTGAACAATTGCCGTTTGAAGATGGGTGTTTTGACATCGTTTTCTCTAGCCTTGCGTTGCAATGGTGTGACGACTTGTCGTCGCCTTTGAGAGAGATGAAGCGTGTTACAGCGGCTGGTGGGCGTGTTATTTTCTCAACTTTGCTTGATGGGTCACTGTTTGAACTGAAAAAGTCATGGTCAAAAATTGACGCACATCAACACGTTAACCATTTTATCACAATCAATCAGGTAAAAATTGCGTTAGCGCAATCTAGCTGTGCGGCTCATCAACTAGACTTGCCCACCATCACTGTTTGGTACGACACTGCGTTTGAACTGATGCGCGACCTTAAAGGTATCGGCGCTAATCACGTAAGTGGTCGCTCACAAGGTTTAACAAGTCGTCGCATGTTACAGCTTGTTGAACGGGAATATCGAGAGTTTAAAAACCATCAAGGTTTCTTACCAGCAACATATCAAGTTTGTTTAGGGGTTATTCAATTATGATTGATGCATTATTCATTGCAGGTACGGATACCGAAGTGGGAAAAACTGTGGTTTCAAAAGCGATTCTTCAAGCTTTGGCCGCACAAGATTTATCGACAATTGGTTATAAGCCAGTTGCTGCAGGGTGTGAGAAATACCCTGAAGGTTTACGTAATAGCGATGCGCTGCATCTTCGAGAAGCGGCGACGCAAGATATTGCTTACGAAGACGTCAACCCATACGCGTTGTTGCTACCATCATCGCCTCACATCGCCGCGAAGCATGACGGTGTCGTGATTGATGAAGCGGTATTATCAGCGAAGCTAGAACAGCATAAGCAGAACTCTGACATCGTTTTAGTTGAAGGTGCTGGTGGTTGGCGTGTACCGGTTTCAGATGACGAATACTTGTCTAGCTGGATTAAGAAAGAGCAGCTTCCAGTTGTATTAACGGTAGGTATTAAGCTGGGTTGTTTGAGCCACGC
The Vibrio kanaloae genome window above contains:
- the bioA gene encoding adenosylmethionine--8-amino-7-oxononanoate transaminase encodes the protein MDLAFDRQHIWHPYTSTLTPLTCYPVTNADGVYLELEGGKRIIDGMSSWWSTIHGYNHPELNAAAHSQIDKVSHVMFGGITHQPAIDLCKKLLNLAPSNLEHVFLADSGSVAVEVSLKMALQYWHAKGQPRSKFLTLRDGYHGDTFAAMSVTDPDNSMHSLYKGFLPEHIFADSPKTGFWDQWDANDINSFREKLATHHQEVAAVILEPIVQGAGGMRIYHPEFLKQVRLLCDEFNVLLILDEIATGFGRTGKLFACEHADVQPDILCVGKALTGGYMTLSATLASKEVADTVCGGEAGCFMHGPTFMGNPLACAVGAASLSIIEQGHWKNQTQQIEQLFSELLPPLRGHDLVKNVRWLGAIGVVETHTPVDMETIQAHFVEQGVWIRPFGKLIYMMPPFISKPEHIEQLVCAIDSALKNSHCFT
- the bioC gene encoding malonyl-ACP O-methyltransferase BioC; translated protein: MSQEAVVHNYVGQDKSAIAEAFGKAATTYDKHAEFQRDVGHRLLDKLPSDLSGFKVLDLGCGTGYFSGQLVKRGAEVVCADLSVGMLATAEKRCGASVSLYQQADAEQLPFEDGCFDIVFSSLALQWCDDLSSPLREMKRVTAAGGRVIFSTLLDGSLFELKKSWSKIDAHQHVNHFITINQVKIALAQSSCAAHQLDLPTITVWYDTAFELMRDLKGIGANHVSGRSQGLTSRRMLQLVEREYREFKNHQGFLPATYQVCLGVIQL
- a CDS encoding replication-associated recombination protein A produces the protein MQLSNYSLDFAGDEDFRPLAARMRPETVEQYIGQQHILGPGKPLRRALEAGHIHSMILWGPPGTGKTTLAEVAANYASAEVERVSAVTSGVKDIRIAIEKARENKQAGRRTILFVDEVHRFNKSQQDAFLPHIEDGTVTFIGATTENPSFELNNALLSRARVYKLTSLNTEDISLVIRQAIEDKQRGLGDVSANFADNVLDRLAELVNGDARMSLNYLELLYDMAEDNDKGEKAITLQLLAEVAGEKVARFDNKGDIWYDLISAVHKSIRGSNPDAALYWSARMIAAGCDPLYIVRRLLAIASEDIGNADPRAMQVAMSAWDCFTRIGPAEGERAIAQAVVYLACAPKSNAVYTAWKQALTDAHNLPEYEVPHHLRNAPTTLMKDMGYGQEYRYAHDEPGAYAAGEKYLPPEMGEKQYYFPTKRGLETKIGEKLDYLADLDAKSPQKRYEK
- the serS gene encoding serine--tRNA ligase, whose protein sequence is MLDSKLLRAELDETAAKLARRGFALDVETIRELEEKRKSLQMKTEELQALRNSRSKSIGQAKAKGDHEEAERILAEVGNLGAELDQAKVALADLQSELETITMSIPNLPDVEVPDGKDEDDNVEVSRWGQPKTYDFEVKDHVDLGEMSGGLDFASAVKISGSRFIVMKGKFARLHRAIAQFMLDLHTDEHGYTEMYVPYLVNHDSLYGTGQLPKFGEDLFHTSPLTEQVSDVPLKTLSLIPTAEVPVTNMVRDTITDEAELPLKMTAHTPCFRSEAGSYGRDTRGLIRMHQFDKVELVQITKPEDSMAALEELTGHAEKVLQLLELPYRKVILCTGDMGFGSAKTYDLEVWVPAQETYREISSCSNMWDFQARRMQARFRRKGEKKPELVHTLNGSGLAVGRTMVAILENNQEADGRIAIPAVLQPYMGGVTHIG
- the bioF gene encoding 8-amino-7-oxononanoate synthase — its product is MPLFKSRIKDALVQRREQGLTRQLKVLESSNGPLLTSEGSSFINFSSNDYLGLASDPELVEAWQAGLSQYGAGSAASPMVTGFSPAHRNLEAQLCEWLGFERAILFSSGFSANQALLFSLLEKGDSLLQDKFNHASLMEAGMLCPATMKRFKHNDTQHLESLLGRSPQSLVVTEGVFSMDGDQAPLEYISSLTNQYDSWLAIDDAHGIGVLGDKGAGSCNAAQISPDILVVTFGKAFGLSGAAILCSSEVGDYLTQFARHHVYSTAMPPSQAVALSHACQMIQTQEWRREKLTELGALYTEQVNGLKGFVDTQTPIKPFLIGEAQAALSIAEELKQNQVWVTAIRPPTIPAGTARLRITLTANHSQKQILQLTRSLHQAIERNIGSGIKSHIYPSFESNKEAQ
- the bioB gene encoding biotin synthase BioB; its protein translation is MEVRHDWTVAEVTALLEKPFMDLMFEAQVVHRQYQEHNHVQVSTLLSIKTGACPEDCKYCPQSAHYRTDVDKERLMEVERVLDAAQKAKNAGSTRFCMGAAWKNPKERDMPHLTDMIKGVKGMGLETCMTLGMLTPDQAGELADAGLDYYNHNLDTSPEFYGSIITTRTYQDRLDTLSHVRDAGMKICSGGIIGMGESTNDRAGLLVELANLPVHPESVPINMLVKVKGTPMENVDDVEPFDFIKLIAIARIMMPMSAVRLSAGRENMNEQMQAMCFMAGANSIFYGCKLLTTPNPDEDTDMQLFKKLGINSQQVAQKPDEIQENELLDQVVERVAARPTKDDMFYDATV
- a CDS encoding DNA translocase FtsK, giving the protein MFKQSSNKVETIIKTSEEPQSPRLSGSQRLKECSLILGVLFSILLAVALLTFSPADPSWSQTAWGGDIQNAGGYLGAWLADTLFFIFGSLAYPIPILVTVTAWVLFRKRNEDEQIDLMLWGSRLLGLTVLILTSCGLADINFDDIWYFSSGGVVGDVLSSLALPTLNILGSTLVLLFLWGAGFTLLTGISWLSIVEWLGEGALKLFTSAVNRARGQDQELLEPELKESEDRDRLETRHQEPTYRDISFTEDADQTAFDPAMSFPATAEPSETATSTLDDTALPRRHYNIHMPVEAPNKTVASSNEQKTSAHNERVPVEQPLVPPVYQDTNELLEEGVERSKQLNATIEQLESAAMYEDDLAEHDQVDALESQISYQEYAQSDQSQVSAASDIDVDNATSVDEKREMSQAFSAQEPPIDMTENPFFEQNSKFDVERAEDENTEQSESLSNGQEQSELTSSIEQRQDPIVDLPWEEVTEEEPLHEDQDVAAFQSKVSKAQANMAAAQNPFLVQQDVNLPKPAEPLPTLELLFHPEKRETFIDRDALEAIARLVESKLADYKIKADVVDIFPGPVITRFELDLAPGVKVSRISGLSMDLARSLSALAVRVVEVIPGKPYVGLELPNMSRQTVFFSDVVSSTQFQEAKSPTTVVLGQDIAGEAVIADLSKMPHVLVAGTTGSGKSVGVNVMILSMLYKASPEDVRFIMIDPKMLELSIYEGIPHLLSEVVTDMKDASNALRWCVGEMERRYKLMSALGVRNIKGYNDKLKMAADAGHPIHDPLWKPGDSMDPEAPLLEKLPYIVVIVDEFADLIMVVGKKVEELIARLAQKARAAGVHLILATQRPSVDVITGLIKANIPTRVAFTVSTKTDSRTILDQGGAESLLGMGDMLYLPPGSSHTIRVHGAFASDDDVHAVVNNWKARGKPNYIEEITNGDQTPEALLPGEKMEGDEEVDPLFDQVVEHVVHSRRGSVSGVQRRFKIGYNRAARIVEQLEAQGIVSAPGHNGNREVLAPAPPKN
- the bioD gene encoding dethiobiotin synthase, with amino-acid sequence MIDALFIAGTDTEVGKTVVSKAILQALAAQDLSTIGYKPVAAGCEKYPEGLRNSDALHLREAATQDIAYEDVNPYALLLPSSPHIAAKHDGVVIDEAVLSAKLEQHKQNSDIVLVEGAGGWRVPVSDDEYLSSWIKKEQLPVVLTVGIKLGCLSHALLTAEAIRADGLNLVGWVANRINPGTEHYADIIAMLEDKLGAPKLGEIPYVPKAKSKNIGKYINVQPLLEL
- the lolA gene encoding outer membrane lipoprotein chaperone LolA; the encoded protein is MKKVFALLFMSFSVFASPKEELSSRLALNAGFSADFKQVVTSPDGDVVMEGEGTVEIARPSLFRWETTFPDENLLVSDGQSLWYYSPFIEQVSIYWQEQATSQTPFVLLTRNQESDWDNYNVAQTGNQFTLTPTAVDSNQGDFQINITQKGIVQGFNVIEQDGQKGEFTFSNVDLGKPAADRFTFVAPQGVEVDDQRN